A DNA window from Agarivorans sp. TSD2052 contains the following coding sequences:
- a CDS encoding HPr family phosphocarrier protein encodes MFEKSVVITAENGLHTRPAAQFVKEAKAFASDITVESNGKSASAKSLFKLQTLGLTKGTSVVIRAEGDDETAAVEKLVALMDELE; translated from the coding sequence ATGTTTGAGAAAAGTGTTGTAATTACTGCAGAAAATGGTCTTCATACTCGCCCTGCAGCTCAGTTTGTTAAAGAAGCTAAAGCATTCGCTAGTGATATCACTGTTGAAAGCAATGGCAAATCAGCTAGCGCTAAAAGCTTATTCAAACTTCAAACTCTTGGCCTGACTAAAGGGACCAGTGTGGTTATTCGCGCTGAAGGCGATGACGAAACAGCTGCAGTAGAAAAACTTGTCGCTCTAATGGATGAACTCGAATAA
- the cysK gene encoding cysteine synthase A, which translates to MSKIYEDNSLTIGRTPLVRLNRVSKGNVLAKVESRNPSFSVKCRIGANLVWDAEKKGLLGPGKEIIEPTSGNTGIALAFVAASRGYPITLTMPNTMSLERRKLLKALGANLVLTEGAKGMKGAIGKAEEIRDSNPEKYVLLGQFDNPANPEIHEKTTGPEIWEDTDGEVDVFVAGVGTGGTLTGVSRYIKLEQGKNITSVAVEPVDSPVIAQAKAGEDLTPGPHKIQGIGAGFIPGNLDLEMVDVVEQVTNEDAISMAQRLMEEEGILAGISSGAAVVAANRIAEKPEYADKTIVVILPSSAERYLSSALFANIFTEQENVQ; encoded by the coding sequence ATGAGCAAGATATATGAAGATAATTCACTAACTATTGGCCGCACCCCCCTAGTTCGCCTTAATCGCGTTAGCAAAGGCAACGTACTGGCAAAAGTAGAAAGCCGCAACCCAAGCTTCAGCGTTAAGTGTCGCATTGGCGCAAACCTAGTATGGGATGCTGAGAAAAAAGGCTTGCTTGGCCCTGGTAAAGAAATCATTGAACCAACCAGTGGTAACACCGGTATCGCATTAGCATTTGTCGCCGCATCGCGCGGTTATCCGATTACGCTAACCATGCCTAACACCATGAGCCTAGAGCGTCGTAAGCTACTTAAAGCGCTTGGAGCTAACCTAGTATTAACCGAAGGCGCTAAAGGTATGAAAGGCGCAATAGGTAAAGCCGAAGAAATTCGTGATAGCAACCCAGAGAAATATGTATTACTCGGTCAATTTGATAACCCTGCTAATCCAGAAATCCATGAAAAAACTACCGGTCCTGAAATCTGGGAGGATACCGATGGTGAGGTTGATGTGTTTGTAGCAGGTGTAGGTACAGGCGGTACACTTACTGGTGTTAGCCGTTACATTAAGCTTGAACAAGGTAAAAACATTACTTCCGTTGCTGTAGAGCCGGTAGATTCTCCGGTTATCGCCCAAGCAAAAGCGGGTGAAGACCTAACACCAGGCCCACATAAAATTCAAGGTATCGGTGCAGGCTTCATTCCTGGCAACCTTGATTTAGAGATGGTTGACGTAGTTGAACAAGTCACTAATGAAGACGCTATTTCAATGGCACAACGTCTAATGGAAGAAGAAGGTATCTTAGCTGGTATTTCTTCTGGAGCGGCAGTTGTAGCGGCTAACCGTATTGCAGAGAAGCCTGAATACGCAGACAAAACCATTGTGGTTATTCTGCCAAGTTCTGCTGAGCGTTACTTATCAAGCGCCTTGTTTGCCAATATTTTCACTGAGCAAGAAAACGTTCAGTAA
- the zipA gene encoding cell division protein ZipA, producing MQELRIVLIVVGIILIIALLAHGFWSSRKQRPEKLVNPKKNISSKDSSKSRDEQGFDDFGVGQARVIGDPIDDAITEFDNAEPQQKAVTEPVPSASSNINVETVSKQTAQRQEPEFHFSAVDEAPVMADSQGLSGLEPEPSSEVSLSEPEPEFAFDMDEAKEQPAEQSIETVAEPLPEPQAPDDVFILNVMAQTGRFLKGGALLASLEKIGLRHGEMDIFHRHLDNSGAGPVIFSLANMVNPGTFDLNTIDQLETRGVSIFMTVPCKGEPTKNFALMYNAAVTLAKDLDAIMLDDQRNPLTKQTVNHYEQRVREYERKQLLVN from the coding sequence ATGCAGGAATTACGCATCGTACTTATCGTTGTAGGAATCATATTAATCATTGCTTTGCTCGCTCATGGTTTTTGGAGTAGTCGCAAACAACGTCCTGAAAAACTGGTTAACCCCAAGAAAAATATTAGCAGCAAAGACTCATCCAAATCGCGTGATGAGCAAGGTTTTGATGATTTTGGCGTCGGCCAGGCTAGAGTAATCGGTGATCCCATCGATGACGCTATCACTGAATTTGATAATGCTGAGCCTCAACAAAAAGCAGTAACTGAGCCTGTGCCATCAGCTTCAAGTAATATTAATGTTGAAACTGTATCTAAGCAAACTGCGCAACGCCAAGAGCCTGAGTTTCATTTCTCTGCGGTTGATGAAGCGCCGGTAATGGCTGATAGCCAGGGCTTAAGTGGTTTGGAACCAGAACCAAGCTCTGAAGTAAGCCTATCTGAGCCTGAACCCGAATTTGCTTTTGATATGGACGAAGCCAAAGAGCAGCCGGCAGAGCAATCTATCGAAACTGTCGCTGAGCCCCTACCAGAGCCGCAAGCGCCTGATGATGTGTTCATTTTAAATGTGATGGCACAGACCGGGCGTTTTTTAAAGGGGGGAGCCTTGTTAGCCAGCCTTGAAAAGATTGGATTACGCCATGGCGAGATGGATATCTTCCACCGTCATCTAGATAATAGCGGAGCTGGGCCGGTCATCTTTAGCTTGGCCAATATGGTTAACCCCGGTACTTTTGATTTGAACACTATCGATCAGTTAGAAACTCGTGGCGTCAGTATTTTTATGACAGTGCCTTGTAAAGGTGAGCCCACTAAAAACTTTGCTTTAATGTACAACGCAGCGGTGACGCTAGCAAAAGACTTAGACGCGATTATGCTCGATGACCAGCGTAATCCTTTAACCAAGCAAACCGTTAATCATTATGAGCAACGTGTTCGCGAATACGAACGTAAACAATTGCTTGTAAACTAA
- the crr gene encoding PTS glucose transporter subunit IIA, translating into MGLFDKFKKMVSDDSSSKSGIDIIAPLSGEIVPIEEVPDVVFAEKIVGDGIAIKPSGNKMVAPCDGTIGKIFETNHAFSLESTDGIELFVHFGIDTVELKGEGFTRIAAEGQEVKQGDVVIEFDLAVLEEKAKSTLTPVVISNMDEIKELIKKSGSVTIGETPVLTIIK; encoded by the coding sequence ATGGGTCTATTCGACAAATTCAAAAAAATGGTTTCTGACGATAGTTCAAGTAAAAGCGGTATTGATATTATTGCTCCACTGTCTGGTGAAATCGTTCCTATTGAAGAAGTGCCAGATGTAGTCTTTGCTGAAAAAATTGTTGGTGATGGCATCGCGATTAAACCTAGCGGCAACAAAATGGTAGCTCCATGTGACGGTACTATTGGTAAAATTTTCGAAACTAATCATGCATTTTCATTAGAGTCTACTGATGGTATCGAGCTATTCGTCCACTTTGGTATCGATACTGTTGAACTTAAAGGTGAAGGTTTCACTCGCATCGCCGCTGAAGGGCAAGAAGTGAAACAAGGCGATGTTGTTATTGAGTTTGATCTAGCGGTTCTTGAAGAAAAAGCTAAATCAACTCTAACACCGGTTGTGATCTCTAATATGGATGAGATTAAAGAGTTAATTAAGAAATCTGGCTCTGTGACCATTGGTGAAACGCCGGTACTTACTATCATCAAGTAA
- a CDS encoding HD-GYP domain-containing protein has translation MDQVTRLANKHWLVAMLLFSIYGVQVCPFLESQTIFQLLFPIVISFVATFVLRALFMYKIKRQALKQQVSAQFRLDFIMFILAGVMVVIYNTSFFDPPWESNLKVLLGLTALGFYVACDLALSKENTIAHQLSERDEHLPIDEQALPVSKKFSLFAAISALVLALVIFLVINKDLDWLVTVGNERYSMQQAQRFIVIEIAFVVLVIMAYVMRVISSYSKNLSLLLANENKTLACVQQGDLDSQVTVSSNDEFGVIAQRTNAMIASLKRSTHSLHQTRDIAIHSLATLAETRDNETGAHILRTQYYVKALAEELQSEAGFAEQLSDHTIELIYKSAPLHDIGKVGVPDAILLKPGKLDDEQWLVMRQHPQIGADALAEAERQFGTEDAAFLQYAKEISLSHHEKWDGSGYPHGVAGTDIPLSARLMALADVYDALISKRVYKPAFSHDKAKQIILEGKSKHFDPAVVEAFCRCEQQFVDIAAQYQDKSEPVV, from the coding sequence ATGGATCAGGTCACCCGCTTGGCAAATAAACATTGGCTCGTCGCTATGTTGTTGTTTTCAATTTATGGCGTACAAGTGTGTCCTTTTTTGGAGTCTCAAACTATTTTTCAACTTTTATTCCCTATTGTTATTAGTTTTGTGGCCACTTTTGTTCTTAGAGCACTGTTTATGTACAAGATTAAGCGGCAAGCACTTAAGCAACAGGTGAGCGCCCAGTTTCGACTTGATTTTATAATGTTCATTTTGGCTGGTGTGATGGTTGTTATCTATAATACGAGCTTTTTTGATCCTCCTTGGGAATCTAACCTGAAAGTGTTATTGGGGCTAACTGCCTTAGGTTTTTATGTGGCTTGTGACTTGGCGCTATCAAAAGAAAACACCATTGCTCATCAACTATCTGAGCGAGATGAGCATCTACCAATCGACGAGCAGGCTTTACCTGTCAGTAAAAAGTTCTCCTTGTTTGCCGCAATAAGTGCGCTGGTCTTAGCCTTAGTTATTTTTCTGGTGATTAATAAAGATTTGGATTGGTTAGTGACGGTAGGAAACGAGCGCTACTCTATGCAGCAAGCACAGCGTTTTATCGTGATCGAAATAGCCTTTGTAGTATTGGTAATTATGGCTTATGTAATGCGGGTTATAAGCAGTTATTCTAAAAATTTGAGTTTGTTATTAGCAAATGAAAATAAAACCTTAGCGTGTGTACAGCAAGGAGATCTGGACAGTCAGGTTACCGTAAGTAGCAATGATGAGTTTGGTGTTATTGCTCAACGAACCAACGCCATGATAGCGAGCTTAAAGCGCAGTACCCACTCTTTACATCAAACCCGCGATATTGCCATTCATAGTTTAGCTACTTTGGCCGAAACACGAGACAACGAAACGGGGGCCCATATCTTACGTACCCAATATTACGTTAAAGCTTTAGCTGAAGAGTTGCAATCTGAGGCGGGCTTTGCTGAACAACTCAGTGATCATACTATTGAGCTTATTTATAAATCTGCGCCGTTGCATGATATAGGTAAAGTCGGGGTACCCGATGCCATCTTGCTTAAGCCGGGTAAATTAGATGACGAACAATGGTTGGTTATGCGACAGCATCCTCAAATTGGAGCAGATGCATTAGCGGAGGCTGAACGGCAATTTGGTACTGAAGATGCTGCATTCTTACAATATGCCAAGGAAATTTCTTTGTCCCATCATGAAAAGTGGGATGGTAGTGGCTACCCTCACGGTGTTGCTGGAACAGATATACCACTTAGCGCTCGCTTAATGGCATTAGCAGATGTGTATGATGCTCTTATTAGCAAGCGGGTCTATAAACCTGCCTTTTCTCACGACAAAGCCAAGCAAATCATTCTAGAGGGTAAGAGCAAGCATTTTGACCCTGCTGTGGTAGAGGCATTTTGCCGATGTGAGCAGCAATTTGTTGACATTGCTGCTCAATATCAAGATAAATCAGAGCCTGTGGTTTAA
- the smc gene encoding chromosome segregation protein SMC has protein sequence MRLKQIRLAGFKSFVDRTTIPFPTDMTAIVGPNGCGKSNVIDAVRWVLGESNARHLRGGAMTDVIFNGSTQRAAVSKAMVELIFDNQQGRVGGEFASYSEIAVRRELSRDGQNNYLLNGVKCRKRDITDLFLGTGLGPRSYAIIEQGMISRLIESKPQELRVFIEEAAGVSKYKERRRETELRIKHTDENILRLRDIESELEQQVGKLKTQAQAAKRYRQYRARHRELKALICLQELRQLDESIEGASEHNAQAEQSQRAEEYLITQAENRLTLLNNLLVEQQEAHQHLQQQSFELKTELAKLEQQQVHIKQQQTQSEQTRIHNSKQQTELKKNIQALVLQLASENDSLFEQQEQLTLQQHSLLELEPKLEDAEQLSAEKQKQQADYFRKHQQLKHAVEQTEAQLRHCQQIQQRHQQQINQLQQKLADLTNNSDDDKSIHELIAQIAVAEPTLNQLQQQLDALQDDKQTNRQQLQACHHQQQQHNLQYTAERTRLEGVDKLLAQVDTKARRPLIDVIGIKSGWELAADTVLATWLQAEWCETLEPHFALALCSPKEPFNRSLAPQLAALKSLAEQLENVDLSYLCGQVLLVESVEQALLLREYLSAEQSLITAKGEWLGKYWQQLSPPSYQLSLLSLQQERSELSDNLAELDSAKQVFRQQQVLFEQQQTQLKEQITAVSCALQDLHVEVGDWRSRLALLEQRQQLTQQQAEQLKQQLEELGLNLEQDQESQLVLEEQLAVQLHQLENQQHQQLGLPQQVEQAIAAVKQLRASTQQQQTATHQLQLAIGQQQANFQALQQQQVYQKQKLDDLEQQLSVEPETHNEQLEQLAEHIEQLLDQSLVLEAQQAKAAIAHQQSVSEQQTRQLQLKEAQMRLKQMVEQGTEQRIKQQNLLARRTILLEQLAEQGDKLKHLELSLPEARLEDDYHSELSQVDARIKRLGAVNLAAEEEYDQQNARYQELHAQLIDLEAAIEVLRAAIAKIDRQTRSKFSETFAKVDADLQQLFPKVFGGGKAWLELSSDDLLETGVTIMARPPGKKNASISLLSGGEKALTALALVFAIFRLNPAPFCMLDEVDAPLDEVNVGRFADLVHSMSDTVQFIFISHNKVTMEKASQLAGVTMQEPGVSRLVAVDIAEAIAMVE, from the coding sequence ATGCGCTTGAAACAAATCCGCCTTGCCGGATTTAAGTCCTTCGTTGACCGAACCACTATTCCGTTCCCTACTGATATGACCGCCATTGTTGGGCCAAACGGGTGCGGTAAGTCAAACGTGATCGACGCGGTACGTTGGGTACTGGGAGAAAGCAATGCCCGTCATTTACGCGGTGGTGCAATGACCGATGTGATTTTCAACGGCTCAACGCAGCGTGCAGCAGTCTCCAAAGCCATGGTTGAGTTGATTTTTGATAATCAACAGGGGCGGGTTGGCGGAGAATTCGCGAGTTATAGTGAAATAGCTGTGCGCCGAGAATTGAGCCGTGATGGTCAAAATAACTATTTGTTAAACGGTGTAAAGTGCCGCAAACGTGATATTACAGATTTGTTCTTAGGAACAGGTTTAGGTCCGCGTAGTTATGCCATTATTGAACAGGGGATGATAAGTCGCCTAATTGAGTCTAAGCCGCAAGAGTTGCGAGTGTTTATTGAGGAGGCGGCGGGCGTCTCAAAATACAAGGAGCGCCGCCGTGAAACCGAACTACGGATTAAACATACTGACGAAAATATTTTGCGGTTACGCGATATTGAGTCTGAGTTAGAACAACAGGTCGGCAAACTCAAAACCCAAGCCCAAGCTGCCAAGCGTTATCGCCAATACCGCGCTCGTCATCGAGAGCTAAAAGCGTTGATTTGTTTGCAAGAGTTACGGCAGCTAGATGAAAGCATCGAAGGGGCTAGCGAACATAATGCTCAGGCTGAGCAAAGCCAGCGGGCAGAAGAATACCTGATAACTCAAGCGGAGAATCGCCTCACCTTATTAAATAACCTATTGGTTGAACAGCAAGAAGCCCATCAGCATCTACAACAGCAAAGCTTTGAATTAAAAACAGAGTTAGCAAAGTTAGAGCAACAACAGGTTCATATCAAGCAGCAACAGACTCAATCTGAACAAACACGAATTCATAATAGTAAACAGCAAACTGAGCTTAAAAAAAATATACAGGCTTTAGTTTTACAATTGGCCAGCGAAAACGACTCTTTATTTGAGCAACAAGAACAATTGACGTTGCAACAACATAGCTTATTGGAGTTGGAGCCGAAGCTTGAGGATGCTGAGCAGCTCAGTGCTGAGAAACAGAAGCAGCAAGCTGATTACTTTAGGAAACATCAGCAGCTTAAGCATGCCGTTGAGCAAACAGAAGCGCAATTGCGCCATTGTCAGCAAATACAGCAAAGGCATCAACAGCAAATTAATCAATTGCAGCAAAAGCTTGCAGATCTCACGAATAATAGTGATGACGATAAGTCAATCCATGAGTTAATCGCTCAAATAGCGGTTGCTGAACCGACGTTAAATCAGCTACAGCAACAACTTGACGCTCTGCAAGATGATAAACAAACCAACCGTCAGCAGCTGCAAGCTTGTCATCACCAGCAGCAGCAACATAATTTACAGTACACTGCTGAACGTACTCGGTTAGAAGGGGTCGATAAGCTATTGGCGCAGGTAGATACCAAGGCAAGACGCCCACTCATTGATGTCATCGGTATTAAGTCTGGTTGGGAGTTGGCAGCCGATACGGTATTGGCTACTTGGCTTCAAGCGGAGTGGTGTGAAACCCTAGAACCTCATTTCGCCTTAGCGTTGTGTTCGCCAAAAGAACCTTTTAATCGCTCTTTAGCCCCACAACTTGCAGCCTTAAAAAGTTTGGCCGAGCAGCTTGAAAATGTAGATCTTAGTTATTTATGTGGTCAAGTATTGTTAGTTGAGTCAGTGGAGCAGGCTTTGCTATTACGGGAGTATCTAAGTGCTGAGCAGTCACTGATTACAGCCAAAGGTGAATGGCTAGGTAAATATTGGCAACAACTTAGTCCGCCCAGTTACCAACTTTCACTCTTAAGTTTGCAGCAAGAGCGGTCAGAACTTAGTGATAATTTGGCCGAATTGGATTCTGCCAAGCAAGTATTTAGGCAACAACAGGTTTTGTTCGAGCAGCAGCAAACTCAACTCAAGGAACAAATAACGGCGGTGAGTTGCGCATTGCAAGATTTACACGTGGAGGTTGGCGATTGGCGAAGTCGTTTGGCATTACTCGAGCAGCGGCAGCAGTTAACTCAACAGCAAGCTGAACAGCTTAAGCAGCAGCTAGAGGAATTGGGCCTAAATCTTGAACAAGACCAAGAGTCACAGCTAGTGCTAGAAGAGCAGTTAGCGGTTCAGCTGCATCAGTTAGAGAACCAGCAGCATCAGCAGCTAGGTTTGCCGCAACAGGTTGAACAAGCAATAGCAGCTGTAAAGCAACTTCGCGCGAGTACGCAACAACAGCAAACTGCCACTCATCAATTGCAGTTAGCGATTGGCCAACAGCAAGCTAACTTTCAAGCTCTGCAACAGCAGCAGGTTTATCAGAAGCAAAAGTTAGATGACTTGGAACAACAGTTAAGTGTAGAGCCTGAGACCCATAATGAGCAGCTGGAACAGCTGGCTGAGCATATAGAACAATTGCTTGATCAAAGTCTGGTATTAGAAGCACAGCAAGCTAAGGCCGCAATAGCGCACCAACAATCAGTGAGTGAACAGCAAACAAGGCAGCTGCAATTGAAAGAGGCTCAAATGCGCCTTAAGCAGATGGTAGAGCAAGGCACCGAGCAGCGGATTAAGCAACAAAACTTGTTAGCAAGGCGCACAATATTGCTTGAACAACTCGCTGAGCAGGGCGACAAGCTTAAACATCTTGAGCTGTCTTTACCTGAAGCCCGTTTAGAAGATGATTACCATAGCGAGCTTAGTCAAGTAGATGCACGGATAAAACGCTTAGGGGCGGTAAACCTAGCGGCTGAAGAGGAGTACGATCAGCAAAATGCCCGATATCAGGAGTTACACGCGCAACTTATTGACCTAGAAGCTGCTATTGAGGTACTTCGTGCGGCAATTGCTAAAATTGATCGACAAACTCGCTCAAAATTTAGTGAAACATTTGCTAAAGTAGATGCTGACTTGCAACAGCTATTCCCTAAGGTGTTTGGTGGCGGGAAAGCCTGGTTAGAATTGTCATCTGATGATTTGCTTGAAACGGGTGTAACCATAATGGCTCGGCCTCCAGGTAAAAAGAATGCTAGCATTAGCTTGTTGTCGGGGGGAGAGAAGGCTTTGACGGCCTTGGCTTTGGTTTTTGCTATATTTCGCTTAAATCCTGCGCCATTTTGTATGCTTGATGAAGTGGATGCTCCCTTAGATGAAGTAAATGTGGGACGTTTTGCTGATTTAGTGCATAGTATGTCGGATACGGTTCAGTTTATATTTATTAGTCACAATAAAGTGACTATGGAAAAGGCCTCGCAACTCGCTGGGGTTACAATGCAGGAGCCCGGCGTTTCGCGCTTAGTGGCAGTGGATATCGCAGAAGCGATAGCCATGGTGGAATAA
- a CDS encoding ArsC family reductase, with translation MPDTNIVMFGIPNCDTIKKARRWLSEHNIEFNFHDYRKDGVTQQQIVRWCEQLGWEAVLNKRGTTYRQLSDEQKENLNQDAAIELLAQYPAMIKRPLLQVEQHYTLGFKAELYQQLFFPEA, from the coding sequence ATGCCTGATACCAATATCGTCATGTTCGGCATCCCCAACTGCGACACAATAAAAAAAGCCCGCCGTTGGTTGAGCGAACACAACATCGAATTTAACTTCCACGACTATCGTAAAGATGGCGTCACTCAACAGCAAATTGTCCGTTGGTGTGAACAGCTAGGTTGGGAAGCAGTGCTTAACAAGCGTGGCACAACTTATCGTCAGCTTAGTGATGAGCAGAAAGAAAACCTTAACCAGGACGCTGCGATTGAGCTATTAGCCCAATATCCAGCGATGATTAAGCGACCCCTGCTGCAAGTTGAACAACACTACACTCTGGGTTTCAAAGCCGAGCTCTACCAACAACTCTTTTTTCCGGAAGCATAA
- the ptsI gene encoding phosphoenolpyruvate-protein phosphotransferase PtsI, with translation MISGIPASPGISFGKALLLAEQEVVINQTKIDASKVDSEIQQFFDGRSATSAQLEEIKVMAGKTFGEEKEAIFEGHIMLLEDEELEEEILACIKENLVSADNAAHTIIEQNAQMLAELDDPYLKERATDFRDIGSRLVKNILGIDIISLSTITEEVVLVANDLTPSETAQINLDKVLGFVTDIGGRTSHTSIMARSLELPAIVGTNDITKRVKNGDIIALDAINNEVVINPSEEQLNTYKQRQQAYLDEKAELAKLKDLPAISLDGHQVEVCANIGTIKDVDGAHRNGSEGVGLYRTEFLFMDRDSLPTEEEQFEAYKAVVESMQGHPVIIRTMDIGGDKDLPYLDLPKEMNPFLGWRAIRIFFDREEIMNAQLRALLRASAFGKVRIMFPMIISVEEIRTLNGVLDTLKAELKQQGIAYDDEVEVGVMVETPAAAAIAHHLIKEVDFFSIGTNDLTQYTLAVDRGNELISALYNPMSPAVLTLIKQVIDASHAAGKWTGMCGELAGDETATLLLMGMGLDEFSMSAISIPRIKKMIRNSNYADVKKLADEALSLPTASEIETLVDNFVKQNAVC, from the coding sequence ATGATTTCAGGTATTCCAGCTTCCCCAGGAATTTCATTTGGTAAGGCGCTATTGCTTGCGGAGCAAGAAGTAGTAATAAACCAAACTAAGATTGATGCGAGTAAAGTAGACAGCGAAATTCAACAATTTTTCGATGGCCGTAGTGCGACTTCAGCTCAACTCGAAGAAATTAAAGTAATGGCAGGCAAAACCTTCGGCGAAGAAAAAGAAGCTATCTTCGAAGGCCATATCATGCTGTTAGAAGATGAAGAGCTTGAAGAAGAAATTCTAGCCTGCATCAAAGAAAACTTAGTCTCAGCGGATAATGCGGCTCATACTATTATTGAGCAAAATGCTCAAATGCTAGCTGAGTTAGATGATCCCTATTTAAAAGAGCGTGCCACTGATTTTCGCGATATCGGTTCTCGCTTAGTCAAAAACATCCTTGGCATAGACATTATTTCTTTGAGCACCATTACCGAAGAAGTTGTATTGGTGGCTAACGATCTAACGCCTTCTGAAACCGCTCAAATTAATCTAGATAAAGTATTAGGTTTTGTTACCGATATCGGTGGCCGAACATCGCATACTTCTATCATGGCTCGCTCTCTTGAGTTGCCTGCGATTGTGGGTACTAACGATATCACTAAGCGCGTTAAAAACGGTGACATCATTGCGCTAGACGCAATCAACAACGAAGTGGTTATTAACCCAAGCGAAGAGCAACTCAATACCTACAAACAGCGCCAGCAAGCTTATTTAGATGAAAAAGCCGAGTTAGCCAAACTAAAAGATTTACCCGCTATTTCTTTAGATGGCCACCAAGTGGAAGTATGTGCCAATATTGGTACCATCAAAGACGTCGATGGTGCTCACCGCAACGGTTCTGAAGGTGTGGGCTTATACCGTACTGAATTCTTATTTATGGACCGTGATTCACTGCCGACTGAAGAAGAACAATTTGAAGCTTACAAAGCTGTAGTAGAGTCTATGCAAGGCCATCCGGTGATTATCCGTACTATGGATATCGGTGGTGACAAAGATCTTCCTTACTTAGACTTACCCAAAGAAATGAACCCATTCTTAGGTTGGCGCGCAATTCGTATTTTCTTTGATCGTGAAGAAATTATGAATGCCCAACTTCGTGCACTACTTCGAGCTTCGGCCTTTGGTAAAGTGCGCATTATGTTCCCTATGATTATTTCTGTTGAGGAAATCCGTACACTTAACGGCGTATTAGACACACTAAAAGCAGAACTTAAGCAACAAGGCATCGCTTACGATGACGAAGTTGAAGTAGGTGTAATGGTAGAGACGCCAGCAGCGGCAGCTATTGCTCATCACCTAATTAAAGAAGTTGATTTCTTTAGTATTGGAACCAATGACTTAACTCAGTATACTTTAGCGGTCGACCGAGGTAATGAACTGATTTCAGCACTGTACAACCCAATGTCTCCAGCGGTACTAACCTTAATAAAACAGGTTATCGACGCTTCACATGCCGCGGGCAAGTGGACAGGGATGTGTGGAGAATTAGCCGGTGACGAAACCGCAACGCTATTATTAATGGGTATGGGTCTTGATGAATTTTCAATGAGTGCCATTTCTATACCTAGGATCAAAAAAATGATCCGCAATTCAAATTATGCTGATGTGAAGAAACTAGCTGATGAGGCTTTATCACTGCCTACTGCGAGTGAAATAGAAACATTAGTTGATAACTTTGTTAAACAAAATGCCGTCTGCTAA
- the cysZ gene encoding sulfate transporter CysZ: protein MTQSSLASRSGISYIAQGFSLITQPGLRLFVMIPLLANILLFGAAFIYLYQQLGSWVQQIVDYLPSWLDWLSWLIWPSAIIAILMVFGFTFSIIGNWIAAPFNGLLAEKVELHLSGKKIDDMSLVDLIKDLPRIFSRELQKLWYWLPKALGILLLFLIPAIGQTVAPVLWFLFTAWMMSIQYIDYPFDNHRVPFSTMRDQLKQDRVRNSGFGAIVLFCSTVPLLNLIIMPVAVCGATAIWVDIYRDKLVEEKSS, encoded by the coding sequence ATGACACAGAGTTCGCTAGCTTCTCGCAGCGGAATATCATACATCGCGCAGGGTTTTAGTTTAATCACTCAACCTGGACTGCGACTTTTTGTAATGATTCCACTGCTAGCAAATATCTTGTTATTTGGTGCTGCTTTTATTTATTTGTATCAACAACTTGGTAGTTGGGTACAACAAATTGTCGATTACTTACCCAGCTGGTTAGATTGGTTAAGCTGGCTGATTTGGCCCAGCGCAATTATCGCTATTTTAATGGTATTCGGTTTCACCTTTAGCATTATAGGTAACTGGATTGCCGCTCCCTTTAACGGCTTACTGGCCGAAAAAGTCGAGCTGCATTTAAGTGGAAAAAAAATTGACGATATGTCTTTAGTGGATTTAATCAAAGATCTACCAAGAATCTTCTCTCGTGAATTACAAAAACTATGGTATTGGCTACCTAAAGCATTAGGGATATTACTATTATTCTTGATTCCAGCCATAGGTCAAACCGTGGCGCCGGTGTTGTGGTTCCTGTTTACCGCCTGGATGATGAGCATTCAATATATTGATTACCCTTTTGATAACCACCGGGTCCCTTTCTCTACTATGCGTGACCAACTAAAGCAAGACCGCGTCCGTAATAGCGGCTTCGGTGCGATCGTTTTATTCTGTAGCACCGTACCTCTGTTAAACCTTATCATTATGCCTGTGGCAGTGTGTGGCGCCACTGCCATATGGGTAGATATTTATCGAGATAAACTGGTTGAGGAGAAATCATCATGA